From Oreochromis niloticus isolate F11D_XX linkage group LG1, O_niloticus_UMD_NMBU, whole genome shotgun sequence, a single genomic window includes:
- the cdkn1ca gene encoding cyclin dependent kinase inhibitor 1Ca, which produces MEPIRRRESVCRALFGPVDHNQLRRDLKLKLTEIIEQDSRRWNFNFECETPLPGRFQWDEVPVVCTTAEPARPKDDPHGSSSDRPSDGEDGAGADQENCSNITNKRKSPAEETLHSRKRTLSKPAASLKYNARITDYFAKRRRTTTTKSIPNHFHVGSHEAALRKTLR; this is translated from the exons ATGGAGCCCATCAGGCGGAGGGAGTCTGTTTGCAGGGCCTTGTTTGGCCCGGTGGACCACAACCAGCTGCGTCGGGACTTGAAGCTGAAGCTTACGGAGATCATTGAGCAGGACAGCCGGCGCTGGAATTTTAACTTCGAGTGTGAAACCCCGCTGCCCGGCCGGTTTCAGTGGGATGAAGTACCTGTAGTCTGCACTACGGCTGAGCCCGCACGGCCGAAGGACGATCCCCACGGTTCAAGTAGCGACAGGCCGAGCGACGGCGAAGACGGCGCAGGGGCCGACCAGGAGAACTGCTCCAACATCACCAACAAGCGCAAGAGTCCCGCTGAAGAGACGCTCCACAGTAGGAAGAGGACGCTCTCCAAACCGGCAGCCAGTCTCAAATACAATGCACGGATCACAG ATTATTTTGCAAAGAGAAGGAGGACAACAACCACCAAGAGCATCCCGAATCATTTTCACGTCGGTTCTCATGAAGCAGCTCTGCGCAAGACTTTAAGATGA